A part of Prevotella melaninogenica genomic DNA contains:
- a CDS encoding RHS repeat-associated core domain-containing protein, whose product MVMSFGRMSEPLTKVQKVDSTTTAKSYNFAYKYEDSNHPTAPTQIGHDHYTYDANGNPTLVTNDSTNTTREMYWDEDNRLMVLSDNGKTSRYTYNAAGERIMKSYGTMEGVYINGAPQGITFHETDNFTLYPASILSVNKNRFTKHYFIGDKRIASRIGTGMFNNVYGRNGSYVTAGQQDYAERMNQIQTQKEAYYKKVGVAPGVPTEKGAYGDPENTGVGYNAVLTELGNHDVPQGWIQTPRPNTTPNTNPGPPVSWNDPSNPDDPQAGYGYIPNDTTKEETFFYHSDHLGSTSYITDDHANITQYDAYLPYGELLVDEHSSSEELPYKFNGKQFDEETGLYYYGARYMNPVTSLWYGVDPKCYKNIHLGSYVYCSSNPIVRIDPNGEDDYVTNVKTGAIAIIRTKDNTHSFYITNGQKTIEVGTYKYNSHNLIGMSGKVSFSNFEGAESRITFKSGNEKENYISPLALAALIGATSDVGANDVYVNHFSNADGSSPAPSHSHKNGINGDLRYFSKDHSGSRRLVSDAQFDEEREIRFVKALHKYGWAQTKSMMVSERYGNHKLLPYTWSAKEHKIPSAHNNHLHLQGFRPNVSTMYYGGNLNEVVVTTKVNHHE is encoded by the coding sequence ATGGTGATGTCGTTCGGACGTATGAGTGAGCCACTCACTAAGGTGCAGAAAGTGGACTCAACGACGACTGCCAAGTCTTATAACTTTGCTTATAAGTATGAGGACAGTAACCATCCGACGGCTCCAACACAGATTGGTCACGACCATTACACATACGATGCTAATGGTAATCCAACGCTGGTAACGAACGACTCTACGAATACTACCCGTGAGATGTACTGGGATGAAGACAACCGTCTGATGGTACTCTCTGATAACGGCAAGACGAGTCGTTACACTTACAATGCTGCTGGTGAGCGTATCATGAAGAGTTACGGTACGATGGAAGGTGTGTATATCAATGGTGCACCACAGGGTATTACCTTCCACGAGACGGACAACTTCACGCTTTATCCTGCAAGTATCCTCTCTGTTAACAAGAATAGATTCACGAAGCATTACTTCATTGGTGACAAACGAATCGCTTCAAGGATAGGAACGGGTATGTTTAACAACGTTTATGGACGCAACGGTTCATACGTAACGGCTGGTCAGCAGGACTATGCAGAACGTATGAATCAGATTCAGACACAGAAAGAGGCGTATTATAAGAAGGTGGGTGTAGCCCCTGGTGTACCAACAGAGAAGGGTGCGTATGGTGATCCGGAGAACACGGGTGTTGGTTATAATGCCGTCCTCACTGAACTCGGTAACCATGATGTGCCACAGGGTTGGATTCAGACTCCACGCCCCAATACTACACCGAATACCAATCCTGGTCCACCTGTAAGCTGGAACGACCCAAGCAACCCTGATGACCCGCAGGCTGGTTATGGTTACATTCCAAACGACACCACAAAAGAGGAGACCTTCTTCTATCACAGTGACCACCTCGGCTCAACGTCTTATATTACAGATGATCATGCCAACATCACACAGTATGATGCTTACCTGCCGTATGGTGAGCTGTTGGTTGACGAACATAGTAGCAGTGAAGAACTACCATATAAGTTCAATGGCAAACAGTTCGATGAAGAGACTGGCTTGTACTATTACGGTGCAAGGTATATGAATCCTGTCACCAGCTTGTGGTATGGAGTGGATCCAAAATGTTATAAAAATATTCATTTAGGTAGTTATGTTTATTGTTCCTCAAATCCAATAGTTAGAATAGACCCAAACGGAGAAGATGATTATGTTACAAATGTAAAGACAGGAGCTATAGCTATTATTCGAACTAAGGATAATACACATTCGTTCTATATAACGAATGGGCAAAAAACTATAGAAGTAGGAACATATAAATATAACAGTCATAATCTTATAGGTATGAGTGGCAAAGTTTCTTTCTCTAATTTTGAGGGAGCAGAGTCTCGTATAACATTTAAGTCTGGTAATGAAAAGGAAAATTATATTAGTCCTTTGGCTTTAGCAGCATTGATAGGAGCAACATCAGATGTTGGTGCTAATGATGTTTATGTTAATCATTTTAGCAACGCCGATGGTTCTTCTCCAGCACCTAGCCATTCACATAAAAATGGAATTAACGGTGATCTTCGTTATTTTAGTAAAGATCATTCTGGCTCTAGGAGACTTGTGTCCGATGCTCAGTTTGATGAAGAGAGAGAGATTCGCTTTGTAAAGGCTTTGCATAAATATGGGTGGGCTCAGACGAAATCTATGATGGTTTCTGAACGATATGGTAATCATAAATTACTACCTTATACTTGGTCAGCAAAAGAGCATAAGATTCCGTCTGCTCATAATAATCATTTACATCTTCAAGGATTTAGGCCAAATGTTTCAACCATGTATTATGGTGGAAATCTAAATGAAGTAGTTGTCACGACAAAAGTAAATCATCATGAATAA
- a CDS encoding RHS repeat-associated core domain-containing protein — protein sequence MLHNGDKPSVYNMTYDGYGNITRMTKPENYNHQRMFYAYTYDDLYHSLVTSVKDAYGYSSSTAYDGLWNAPAVTTDLNGQKMEYTYDALGRQRTIRAPYEIESGQPFTIRFEYFPAERKAHTIHYSKEGNIDTYTFADSLMRAVQTKQTGVVWSGGSNQKVSIVSGRAVIDAFGRNIAAYYPMTESHGNIGTYNHATGDLQAKTEYDAHDRTMSVTLADGSVTRTAYSIGSHDGEPMLQTTVTDALGRHAESYTDAKGRNRETVQHARGEDITVKYSYDPVGQVMTVQHPNGRETKYAYDLLGRKLMVNHPDAGETDMTYDAAGNLLTKLTAELRKSISDKGYISYTYDFERLHEVLYPENLFNRVTYTYGKAGDKYNRAGRLALVEDASGGEVYYYGRQGEVTKTVRTVMASVADIRTYVYGATYDSWNRVQTMTYPDGEVVTYHYNAAGQVESLTSNKQGRQSVIVDRIGYDKEGHTVYTKLGNGTETTYTYDKQRERLQVMNLTADGQTVMENRYRYDAVDNILGITNAANPTSLTKLNKAKLGGRSSHTYEYDELNRLIHANGKAKRASYDMVMSFGRMSEPLTKVQKVDSTTTAKSYNFAYKYEDSNHPTAPTQIGHDHYTYDANGNPTLVTNDSTNTTREMYWDEDNRLMVLSDNGKTSRYTYNATGERIMKSYGTMEGVYINGAPQGITFHETDNFTLYPASILSVNKNRFTKHYFIGDKRIASRIGTGLFNNVYGRNGSYVTAGQQDYAERMNQIQTQKEAYYKKVGVAPGVPTEKGAYGDPENTGVGYNAVLTELGNHDVPQGWIQTPRPNTTPNTNPGPPVSWNDPSNPDDPQAGYGYIPNDTTKEETFFYHSDHLGSTSYITDDHANITQYDAYLPYGELLVDEHSSSEELPYKFNGKQFDEETGLYYYGARYMNPMTSLWYGVDPEIEKVPGCSPFTYTFSNPITLIDPNGQSAKVTVNAHSKTIVVSATLVFYGECASAAIAAQTAADIQNGWNEAHGTVKLGNTTYNVIFKIKGEYRDVSGWLGLKRAELKLEMAKNTDPEINYIEVVKYATKGSIPGISNFDIGGNRGEFQYNNIQGSGTTTEAHEFGHGLGLKHPDRDLRKKGQPGIMAPRNTLVDPKYQYNPKAKPDSRNGGTLNPAKRKVTQEDIDNLKINKLHFKDGKAYLGHAT from the coding sequence ATGCTCCATAACGGTGACAAGCCTTCTGTCTATAACATGACTTACGATGGCTATGGCAACATCACACGCATGACGAAGCCGGAGAACTATAACCATCAGCGTATGTTCTATGCTTATACGTATGATGACCTCTATCACAGTCTTGTGACAAGTGTCAAGGATGCCTACGGCTATAGCTCCAGTACGGCTTATGATGGTCTTTGGAATGCTCCGGCCGTAACGACCGACCTTAACGGGCAGAAGATGGAATACACCTACGATGCACTGGGCAGACAGAGGACTATCCGTGCTCCGTATGAGATAGAGAGCGGTCAGCCGTTTACTATCCGCTTTGAGTACTTCCCTGCAGAACGTAAGGCACATACCATTCATTATTCTAAGGAAGGCAACATAGATACCTACACCTTTGCCGACTCGCTGATGCGTGCCGTCCAGACGAAACAGACAGGTGTGGTCTGGTCTGGTGGCAGCAATCAAAAGGTCTCCATCGTCAGTGGGAGGGCTGTTATCGATGCCTTTGGACGTAATATTGCGGCTTATTATCCAATGACGGAGAGCCATGGTAATATTGGTACTTACAACCATGCTACAGGTGATCTGCAGGCAAAGACAGAGTATGATGCGCACGACCGTACCATGAGTGTTACGCTTGCTGACGGCAGTGTGACACGCACAGCCTACAGTATCGGTAGTCATGACGGTGAACCGATGCTTCAGACAACGGTCACGGATGCACTGGGACGACATGCGGAGAGCTATACCGATGCCAAGGGGCGTAACCGGGAGACGGTGCAGCATGCTCGTGGTGAGGATATCACGGTGAAGTACAGCTATGACCCTGTCGGTCAGGTGATGACAGTTCAGCATCCTAACGGTAGGGAGACGAAGTATGCCTATGACTTGCTTGGTCGCAAACTGATGGTGAACCATCCTGATGCAGGTGAGACGGATATGACCTATGATGCGGCAGGCAACCTCCTGACGAAGCTCACGGCAGAACTTAGGAAGTCGATATCTGACAAGGGTTACATCTCTTACACCTACGACTTCGAACGGCTTCACGAGGTGCTTTATCCCGAAAATCTCTTCAACCGTGTTACTTATACCTATGGTAAGGCTGGCGATAAGTACAACCGTGCCGGTCGTCTTGCCCTCGTAGAGGATGCGAGTGGCGGTGAAGTCTACTACTACGGCAGACAGGGTGAGGTGACAAAGACTGTCCGTACGGTCATGGCGAGCGTGGCGGATATCAGGACTTATGTCTATGGTGCTACGTATGACAGCTGGAACCGTGTGCAGACGATGACTTATCCTGACGGTGAAGTGGTGACTTATCACTACAATGCTGCAGGACAGGTTGAGAGTCTTACGAGCAATAAACAGGGACGTCAGAGCGTTATTGTTGACAGGATAGGTTACGACAAAGAGGGTCATACGGTCTATACGAAGCTCGGTAACGGCACGGAGACTACCTATACCTACGACAAGCAGCGTGAACGTCTGCAGGTGATGAACCTTACAGCGGACGGTCAGACTGTGATGGAAAACAGATATCGTTATGATGCTGTGGATAATATCCTCGGTATTACGAATGCTGCCAACCCAACGTCGCTGACGAAACTCAACAAGGCGAAGCTGGGAGGAAGGAGTTCGCATACGTATGAGTATGATGAGCTGAACCGTCTTATTCATGCAAACGGTAAGGCAAAGCGTGCATCGTATGACATGGTGATGTCGTTCGGACGGATGAGTGAACCGCTGACAAAGGTGCAGAAGGTGGACTCAACGACGACTGCGAAGTCTTATAACTTTGCTTATAAGTACGAGGACAGTAACCACCCGACGGCTCCAACACAGATTGGTCACGACCATTACACATACGATGCTAATGGTAATCCAACACTGGTAACGAACGACTCAACGAACACTACCCGTGAGATGTACTGGGATGAAGACAACCGTCTGATGGTTCTCTCTGACAACGGTAAGACAAGTCGTTATACTTACAACGCTACTGGCGAACGTATCATGAAGAGTTACGGTACGATGGAAGGTGTGTATATCAACGGTGCACCACAAGGCATCACGTTCCACGAGACAGACAACTTCACGCTTTATCCTGCAAGTATTCTCTCTGTAAACAAGAATAGATTCACGAAGCATTACTTCATTGGTGACAAACGAATCGCCAGCCGTATCGGTACAGGATTGTTCAATAACGTCTATGGACGCAACGGTTCATACGTAACGGCTGGTCAGCAGGACTATGCAGAACGTATGAATCAGATTCAGACACAGAAAGAGGCGTATTATAAGAAGGTGGGTGTAGCCCCTGGTGTACCTACAGAGAAGGGTGCGTATGGTGATCCGGAGAACACGGGTGTTGGTTATAATGCCGTTCTCACAGAACTTGGTAACCATGATGTGCCACAGGGCTGGATTCAGACTCCACGCCCCAACACCACACCAAATACCAACCCTGGTCCACCTGTAAGCTGGAACGACCCAAGCAACCCTGATGACCCGCAGGCTGGTTATGGCTACATCCCTAATGACACAACGAAAGAGGAAACCTTCTTCTATCATAGTGACCACCTCGGTTCAACGTCTTACATCACAGACGATCATGCCAACATCACCCAGTATGATGCTTACCTTCCATACGGTGAACTGTTAGTTGACGAACATAGTAGCAGTGAAGAACTGCCATATAAGTTCAATGGCAAACAGTTCGATGAAGAGACCGGCTTGTACTATTACGGTGCAAGGTACATGAATCCTATGACAAGTCTATGGTATGGAGTGGATCCTGAAATCGAAAAAGTTCCAGGATGTTCACCTTTTACCTATACATTTTCTAATCCTATTACTCTAATAGATCCTAACGGGCAATCCGCAAAAGTTACTGTAAATGCTCATTCTAAAACAATAGTAGTAAGTGCCACTCTTGTTTTTTATGGAGAATGTGCTTCTGCTGCAATTGCAGCACAGACAGCTGCAGATATTCAGAATGGTTGGAATGAGGCTCATGGTACAGTAAAATTAGGTAATACCACTTATAATGTAATATTTAAAATTAAGGGAGAATATCGTGATGTAAGTGGCTGGTTAGGATTAAAGCGAGCTGAACTTAAGTTGGAAATGGCGAAGAATACTGATCCTGAAATAAATTACATAGAAGTTGTTAAGTATGCTACCAAAGGTAGTATTCCAGGTATTTCTAATTTCGACATAGGAGGAAACCGAGGTGAATTTCAGTATAATAATATTCAAGGCTCTGGTACAACAACGGAAGCGCATGAATTTGGTCATGGATTAGGGTTGAAACATCCTGATAGGGATCTTCGAAAGAAAGGGCAACCTGGAATAATGGCTCCAAGAAATACTCTTGTAGATCCTAAATACCAGTATAATCCGAAAGCAAAACCTGATTCACGTAACGGAGGAACTCTGAATCCAGCAAAGAGAAAAGTTACACAAGAAGATATTGACAATTTAAAAATTAATAAATTACATTTTAAGGATGGGAAAGCATATCTCGGTCACGCCACTTAA
- a CDS encoding N-acetylmuramidase domain-containing protein yields MASVADIRTYVYGATYDSWNRVQTMTYPDGEVVTYHYNAAGQVESLTSNKQGRQSVIVDRIGYDKEGHTVYTKLGNGTETTYTYDKQRERLQVMNLTADGQTVMENRYRYDAVDNILGITNAANPTSLTKLNKAKLGGRSSHTYEYDELNRLVHASGKAKRASYDMVMSFGRMSEPLTKVQKVDSTTTAKSYNFAYKYEDSSHPTAPTQIGHDHYTYDANGNPTLVTNDSTNTTREMYWDEDNRLMVLSDNGKTSRYTYNAAGERIMKSYGTMEGVYINGAPQGITFHETDNFTLYPASIISINKNRFTKHYFIGDKRVASRIGTGLFNNVYGRNGSYVTAGQQDYAERMNQIQKQKEAYYKKVGVAPGVPTEKGAYGDPENTGVGYNSVLTELGNHDVPQGWIQTPRPNTTPNTNPGPPVSWNDPSNPDDPQAGYGYIPNDTTKEETFFYHSDHLGSTSYITDDHANITQYDAYLPYGELLVDEHSSSEDLPYKFNGKHFDEETGLYYYGARYMNPVTSLWYGVDKLTEKYPTVCGYVYTLDNPVKFIDEVGYKPSLSALRKAAKKLGVELSVIRAVFQTETGGQTYTKDGRIKILYERHYFSKFTHGKYNKDRDISAPTPFKGKTHKEKGKEVATPEIDQYGNPSNQYRRFEKAKKLDEEAAYSSISYGSFQIMGSNYKDAGYKSAKEFGDAMFSADEDKMLDAFTNYISANHAMRKALLNHDWATFARLYNGPSYKDNKYDTKMAENYKIFSADPFKGYKESKIKIPSR; encoded by the coding sequence ATGGCAAGTGTGGCGGATATCAGGACTTATGTCTATGGTGCTACGTATGACAGTTGGAACCGTGTGCAGACGATGACTTACCCTGATGGTGAAGTGGTGACTTATCACTACAATGCTGCAGGACAGGTGGAGAGTCTTACGAGCAATAAACAGGGACGTCAGAGCGTTATTGTTGATAGGATAGGTTACGATAAGGAGGGCCATACGGTCTATACGAAGCTTGGTAATGGCACGGAGACAACCTATACCTACGATAAGCAGCGTGAACGTCTGCAGGTGATGAACCTTACAGCGGATGGTCAGACTGTGATGGAGAATAGGTACCGTTATGATGCTGTGGATAATATCCTTGGTATCACTAATGCTGCTAACCCAACGTCGCTTACAAAACTCAACAAGGCGAAGCTGGGAGGAAGGAGTTCGCATACGTATGAGTATGATGAGCTGAACCGCCTTGTTCATGCAAGTGGTAAGGCTAAGCGTGCATCGTATGATATGGTGATGTCGTTCGGACGGATGAGTGAACCGCTGACAAAGGTGCAGAAGGTGGATTCAACAACAACTGCGAAGTCTTATAACTTTGCTTATAAGTACGAGGACAGCAGTCACCCGACGGCTCCAACACAGATTGGTCACGACCATTATACATACGATGCCAATGGTAATCCAACGCTGGTAACGAACGACTCTACGAATACGACTCGTGAGATGTACTGGGATGAAGACAACCGCCTGATGGTACTCTCTGATAATGGCAAGACGAGTCGTTACACTTACAACGCTGCCGGCGAACGCATCATGAAGAGTTATGGTACGATGGAGGGTGTGTATATCAATGGTGCACCACAAGGTATCACTTTTCACGAGACGGACAACTTCACGCTTTATCCTGCTTCGATAATCAGCATCAACAAGAATCGCTTTACGAAGCATTACTTCATTGGTGACAAACGAGTTGCTTCAAGAATAGGAACAGGTCTGTTTAACAACGTTTACGGACGCAACGGCTCATACGTAACGGCTGGTCAGCAGGACTATGCAGAGCGTATGAATCAGATACAGAAGCAGAAAGAGGCTTATTATAAGAAGGTGGGTGTAGCTCCTGGTGTACCGACAGAGAAGGGGGCGTATGGTGATCCAGAGAACACGGGTGTTGGTTATAATTCCGTTCTCACAGAACTCGGTAACCATGATGTGCCACAGGGTTGGATTCAGACTCCACGCCCCAACACCACACCGAATACCAACCCCGGTCCACCTGTAAGTTGGAATGACCCGAGTAACCCTGATGACCCACAGGCTGGTTATGGCTACATCCCTAATGACACTACGAAAGAGGAAACCTTCTTCTATCACAGTGATCACCTTGGCAGTACGTCTTACATCACGGACGACCACGCCAACATCACCCAGTATGATGCCTACTTGCCATACGGGGAACTCCTCGTTGATGAACACAGCAGCAGTGAAGACCTACCGTACAAGTTCAACGGTAAACATTTCGATGAAGAGACAGGTTTGTACTATTATGGTGCAAGGTACATGAACCCAGTAACGAGTTTGTGGTATGGGGTGGACAAACTAACAGAGAAATATCCAACAGTATGTGGTTATGTATATACGCTCGATAACCCTGTGAAATTTATAGATGAGGTTGGTTACAAGCCATCTCTTTCAGCCTTGAGAAAGGCTGCTAAAAAATTAGGTGTAGAGTTATCTGTCATTAGGGCTGTATTTCAGACGGAGACAGGAGGTCAAACTTATACAAAGGATGGTCGTATAAAGATTTTGTATGAGCGCCATTATTTTAGTAAATTTACACATGGTAAATATAATAAAGATAGAGATATATCAGCACCTACTCCCTTTAAAGGGAAAACTCATAAGGAGAAAGGCAAAGAAGTGGCAACTCCTGAAATTGATCAATATGGCAATCCTTCTAACCAATATCGTCGGTTTGAGAAGGCTAAAAAACTGGATGAGGAAGCAGCGTATTCCTCAATATCTTATGGGAGTTTTCAAATTATGGGGAGCAACTATAAGGATGCAGGTTATAAATCTGCTAAGGAATTTGGTGACGCTATGTTTAGTGCTGACGAGGATAAAATGCTCGATGCATTTACAAATTATATTTCTGCTAATCATGCAATGCGAAAAGCTTTGCTAAATCATGATTGGGCTACATTTGCACGTCTCTATAATGGTCCTAGTTATAAAGATAACAAATATGATACCAAAATGGCTGAAAATTATAAGATCTTTTCAGCGGATCCATTTAAGGGATACAAAGAATCTAAAATTAAAATACCCTCAAGATAA
- a CDS encoding DUF3408 domain-containing protein codes for MARIDEQRKQRIEQALRDMGNYGVKLRKPEELPDFDQPIDYEEEKKRFEPVKVEEQNDKESHKDYSQPSNQETELSPTERATSTEENHQRMGKTRDRKQLSEFQGKYLQPFRNSHRKAVYVSEETQRRLDYVVRKIGEQGASISGYVEQVLREHLDYYKDDVETWRKL; via the coding sequence ATGGCAAGAATAGATGAACAAAGGAAACAGCGTATAGAACAAGCCCTTCGAGATATGGGCAATTATGGCGTTAAGCTCCGCAAGCCCGAAGAGTTGCCCGATTTTGATCAGCCCATAGATTATGAAGAGGAAAAGAAAAGATTTGAGCCTGTTAAAGTTGAGGAACAAAATGACAAGGAGAGTCACAAGGACTATTCTCAACCGTCCAATCAAGAAACAGAGTTGTCACCAACGGAAAGGGCTACTTCTACCGAAGAGAATCATCAACGAATGGGAAAAACAAGGGACAGGAAGCAATTATCCGAGTTTCAGGGGAAATATCTCCAGCCCTTTCGCAACAGCCACCGCAAAGCCGTGTATGTCTCGGAGGAAACCCAAAGGAGACTTGACTATGTGGTGCGGAAGATTGGCGAGCAGGGTGCAAGTATTTCTGGATATGTGGAGCAGGTGCTCCGGGAACACCTTGACTACTACAAAGATGATGTGGAAACGTGGCGGAAGCTCTGA